The following coding sequences lie in one Saccharomyces mikatae IFO 1815 strain IFO1815 genome assembly, chromosome: 10 genomic window:
- the GSH1 gene encoding glutamate--cysteine ligase (similar to Saccharomyces cerevisiae GSH1 (YJL101C); ancestral locus Anc_1.265), giving the protein MGLLALGTPLPWFESRTYNEHIRDEGIEQLLYIFQAAGKRDNDPLYWGDELEYMVVEFDDKDKNSMLDVCHDKILTELNMEDLPLCEANDVSFHPEYGRYMLEATPASPYLNYVGSYVEVNMQQRRAIAEYKLSEYARQDNKNKVHVGARSVPLTLTVFPRMGCPNFINIKGPWNHKNAASRSLFLPDDVINRHVRFPNLTASIRTRRGEKVCMNVPMYKDKATPETDDSIYDRDWFLPEDKEARLASKPGFIYMDSMGFGMGCSCLQVTFQAPNINKARYLYDSLVNFAPVMLAFSAAAPAFKGWLADQDVRWNVISGAVDDRTPKERGVEPLLPKYNKNGFGGIARDAQDKVVEIPKSRYSSVDLFLGGSRFFNRTYNDTNVPVNEKVLGKLLENDKAPLDYDLAKHFAHLYIRDPVSTFEELLNQDNRTSSNHFENIQSTNWQTLRFKPPTQQATPDKKDSPGWRVEFRPFEVQLLDFENAAYSVLIYLIVDSILTFSDDINAYVHMSKVWENMKTAHQRDSILTGKFHWKKSFHGDTDVETEEYSMNQIFHNPENGIFPQFITPILCQKGFVAKDWKELQHSTQHKRLYYYLKLISDRASGELPTTAKFFREFVLQHPDYKHDSKISKLINYELLSTCDRLTHLDDSRGELTSFLGAEIAEYIKNNKPSIESKF; this is encoded by the coding sequence atgggACTGTTAGCCTTGGGCACGCCTTTGCCGTGGTTTGAGTCCAGAACGTATAATGAACACATCAGGGATGAAGGGATTGAGCAGCTGTTGTACATTTTTCAAGCCGCTGGTAAAAGAGACAACGATCCTCTTTATTGGGGAGACGAACTTGAGTACATGGTTGTGGAATTCGATGACAAGGATAAAAATTCTATGCTCGACGTTTGCCATGACAAAATTCTTACTGAGCTTAACATGGAAGACCTTCCTCTCTGTGAGGCTAATGATGTGAGCTTTCACCCCGAATATGGGCGCTACATGTTAGAGGCCACACCAGCTTCGCCCTATTTGAATTATGTCGGCAGTTATGTCGAAGTGAACATGCAACAAAGACGTGCCATAGCAGAGTACAAGCTGTCTGAGTATGCGAGACAagataacaaaaacaagGTACATGTCGGTGCTAGATCGGTGCCTTTGACGCTAACTGTCTTTCCTAGAATGGGGTGTCCcaacttcatcaatatcaaggGTCCATGGAACCATAAAAATGCGGCTTCTAGGTCCCTGTTCTTACCGGATGATGTCATAAATAGGCATGTCAGGTTTCCCAACTTGACAGCATCCATCAGAACCAGACGTGGTGAGAAGGTCTGCATGAATGTCCCAATGTATAAAGATAAAGCTACTCCGGAAACAGATGATTCTATCTATGATCGAGATTGGTTTTTACCGGAAGACAAAGAGGCCAGATTGGCTTCCAAGCCAGGATTCATTTATATGGATTCTATGGGTTTTGGAATGGGTTGTTCTTGTTTACAGGTAACCTTCCAAGCACCTAATATTAACAAGGCTCGTTACCTGTACGACTCATTGGTAAATTTCGCACCGGTAATGCTGGCCTTCTCTGCGGCTGCACCAGCTTTTAAGGGTTGGTTAGCTGACCAAGATGTTCGTTGGAATGTAATTTCTGGTGCGGTCGATGATCGTACTCCGAAGGAAAGGGGTGTCGAACCATTACTGCCCAAATACAACAAAAACGGATTTGGAGGAATCGCGAGAGACGCTCAAGATAAGGTCGTTGAAATACCCAAATCAAGATATAGTTCAGTGgatcttttcttgggtGGATCAAGATTCTTTAATAGAACTTATAACGACACAAATGTACCTGTCAATGAGAAAGTACTAGGAAAGTTACTCGAGAATGATAAAGCGCCTCTTGATTATGATCTGGCTAAACATTTCGCGCATCTCTACATTAGAGATCCAGTATCTACATTTGAAGAACTATTAAACCAAGACAACAGGACATCTTCGAaccattttgaaaacattcAAAGCACAAATTGGCAAACCTTACGTTTCAAGCCTCCTACCCAACAAGCAACCCCAGATAAAAAGGATTCTCCTGGTTGGAGAGTTGAATTTAGACCATTTGAGGTCCAACTATTAGACTTTGAGAACGCCGCGTACTCCGTGCTCATATACTTGATTGTCGATAGTATTTTGACGTTTTCTGATGATATCAACGCATATGTTCATATGTCTAAAGTATGGGAGAATATGAAGACAGCCCATCAGAGAGACTCTATTTTGACGGGAAAATTTCACTGGAAGAAATCATTCCATGGTGATACTGACGTGGAAACTGAAGAGTATTCTATGAATCAAATCTTTCATAATCCAGAAAATGGTATTTTCCCTCAATTTATCACGCCGATCCTATGTCAGAAAGGATTTGTAGCCAAAGATTGGAAAGAATTACAACACTCTACACAGCATAAAagattatattattatttaaagCTTATTTCTGATAGAGCAAGCGGTGAATTACCAACAACAGCAAAATTTTTTAGAGAATTTGTACTGCAACATCCAGATTACAAACatgattcaaaaatttctaaaTTAATTAATTATGAATTGCTTTCTACGTGTGATAGACTTACCCATTTAGACGACTCGAGAGGTGAATTAACGTCCTTTTTAGGAGCTGAAATTGCagaatatataaagaataataaaccATCGATAGAAAGTaagttttga
- the LSB6 gene encoding 1-phosphatidylinositol 4-kinase LSB6 (similar to Saccharomyces cerevisiae LSB6 (YJL100W); ancestral locus Anc_1.266): MSDEAYQHDRTLNGHQTVAVNSYDWLQYRDEQDHYENKNPITHASPGVSLNTHNSEIPGDPQSFSPSSRLLANVLPESLRPGQASECNPPVGFLRNAEDKTSGQEDDGSRYEIQYSVFRSLHAYPTKDMAYEQLRRKEEQVERDNFEHLVSDCIEAMETCGRELERIQAGSSGSYFVYGTPAHENVPVGVFKPKDEEPYGPFSPKWTKWAHRTFFPCLFGRSCLIPNLGYICESAASLLDRRLETHLVPYTDTASIESFNFYDNRKKWVLGYNLQKKKQKKLGSFQLFLKDYINADEFFHKYPLPGMYSDVKHSFHNKKSGEDSNHKPEVTRSFMEDIEPPKQINSSPISTESEENMEFEWTETTLNQFRLELEKLIILDYVMRNTDRGLDNWMVKPIKLPNNKWKLKLAAIDNGLSFPWKHPDEWRLYPYGWLYLPLQLLAKPFSEQIRSHFLPILTSTNWWEESYQEFLALFSRDQDFSVRMWKKQWAVLKGQAFNVVETLKDPRQGPLELVRRTRCQVIDEKMQVPCCPPPVSIFRNAIDEPIGSYSTSPMILPSTPSTIPFHVHVQNDSNPVYYDSTLHPFANKTVIAERLQIINSTPVFTWC; the protein is encoded by the coding sequence ATGAGTGACGAAGCATACCAGCATGACCGTACTCTAAATGGCCACCAAACGGTGGCAGTAAACAGCTACGATTGGTTGCAATACCGTGATGAGCAAGATCATTATGAAAACAAGAACCCGATAACGCACGCGTCTCCAGGGGTCAGTTTGAATACTCACAACTCAGAAATACCGGGAGACCCTCAATCTTTCAGTCCGTCCTCTCGACTTCTGGCTAATGTGCTGCCCGAGAGCTTGCGACCTGGTCAAGCTTCAGAGTGTAATCCTCCCGTTGGATTTCTTCGCAATGCAGAAGACAAAACCTCAGGACAGGAGGACGACGGAAGTCGTTACGAGATCCAATATTCAGTATTTCGTTCTTTGCATGCGTATCCAACCAAGGACATGGCGTATGAGCAACTccgaagaaaagaagaacaggTGGAGAGAGACAACTTCGAACATTTAGTCTCTGACTGCATTGAGGCCATGGAGACTTGTGGACGCGAATTGGAGAGGATCCAAGCTGGCTCAAGTGGATCATATTTTGTGTATGGAACACCGGCCCACGAAAACGTACCGGTAGGTGTCTTCAAACCCAAGGATGAGGAACCATATGGTCCGTTTTCTCCAAAATGGACTAAATGGGCTCACCGTACATTTTTCCCATGCTTGTTTGGCAGAAGTTGTTTAATACCGAATCTCGGGTACATCTGTGAAAGTGCGGCTAGTTTGTTGGATAGGCGACTCGAAACGCACCTGGTGCCCTATACAGATACTGCATCTATAGAgtcttttaatttttacgataatagaaaaaaatgggtaCTAGGATACAATctgcaaaagaagaaacagaagaaattgGGTTCATTCCAACTTTTTCTAAAAGACTACATAAACGCAGATGAGTTCTTTCACAAATACCCATTACCGGGAATGTATTCGGATGTCAAACATTCGTTTCATAATAAGAAATCTGGCGAAGATAGCAATCACAAGCCAGAGGTAACTAGAAGTTTTATGGAAGACATAGAGCCGCCAAAGCAAATAAACTCATCCCCGATTTCGACTGAATCCGAAGAAAATATGGAATTTGAGTGGACAGAAACCACTTTAAATCAGTTCAGATTAGAGCTAGAGAAACTGATCATTCTGGATTATGTAATGAGAAACACAGATAGAGGCCTAGACAATTGGATGGTGAAACCAATCAAACTTCCAAACAACAAGTGGAAGCTTAAGTTAGCCGCCATCGATAATGGTTTGTCTTTCCCCTGGAAGCATCCCGATGAGTGGCGTTTATACCCATACGGCTGGTTATATCTGCCTTTGCAACTACTGGCCAAACCATTTTCTGAGCAAATACGATCTCACTTTCTACCGATATTGACAAGCACTAATTGGTGGGAAGAGTCGTACCAAGAATTCTTGGCACTATTTAGCAGAGACCAAGATTTTAGCGTCCGTATGTGGAAAAAGCAATGGGCAGTATTGAAGGGGCAAGCGTTCAATGTTGTCGAAACTTTGAAAGACCCCCGACAAGGCCCATTAGAGCTAGttagaagaacaagatGCCAGGTAATAGATGAGAAGATGCAAGTTCCCTGTTGCCCACCACCCGTCTCTATTTTCAGAAACGCCATAGACGAACCTATTGGATCATACTCCACTTCACCAATGATACTTCCCAGCACACCAAGTACGATTCCTTTCCATGTGCATGTCCAAAATGATAGTAATCCTGTATACTATGATTCCACTCTTCATCCGTTCGCTAACAAAACAGTGATAGCAGAGCGGTTACAAATAATTAATTCTACCCCAGTATTCACTTGGTGTTAA
- the CHS6 gene encoding Chs6p (similar to Saccharomyces cerevisiae CHS6 (YJL099W) and BCH2 (YKR027W); ancestral locus Anc_1.267), with protein MNLFWPSETQKPNEAPDGYYTSEDLPSANKAGQFLNQNIFHSCPRILEKKFGECLHNRTHLIKDLICSGNAGLGPIEIVHMSYSNKHDKEEFGEYFYVTGVEVSSPSVPVEFLKALRSNQRISKNISNDIISTYCCFNFFSNLDIRIRYDADGTFQTMAIDCNKETTDLTMTDKMWKETFVSSVIRAIITNTNPELKPPGLLECPFYVAKDTVSTCKMIIKLLCQFLPRSLDCGWDSTKSMQSTIVNNYLMYSLRSFIAITPGLVDFTVDYLKELTKNDPIHNLYYKMAMIIVLDHTQTKELEMITVLNKTLDPLLSLLNGLPSRNSDSAQLMNCISDLLNIQARFLLNREDYELASDVSNTSTQLALDCFESWYNLAKCHIKKEEYGKALFAINSMPHLRKSDKFLDTAYSKFLASNYYKKPLNGSRPHFDLTSTEFTNLCGTLRNWKEDELKQQTFGRIAMINETKVGYIKEIWDDIAVKLGPICGPQSVNLINYVSPQEVKNIKNINLIARNTIGKQLGWFSGRIYELLMEIVNKIGWNGLLNIRTEAFMMETEFHQNSINVTDENGHIPMETRKKRFCESWLDDLFLDLYEDLKLSKISLNNKDEKHSGLEWELLGLTMLRTWHWEDAVACLRTSIVARFDPVSCQHLLNVYLKPPDNLQEVTLLDTDTTISLLVKKISYDCRYYNYCQIFNLQLLGKLCNELGMHVLRNKIVVQPSVGDEIMIMIDTMLAWIGDLRHAKQS; from the coding sequence ATGAATTTGTTTTGGCCATCTGAAACACAAAAGCCAAATGAAGCACCTGATGGCTACTATACATCCGAAGACTTACCTTCAGCAAATAAAGCTGGTCAATTCCTTAATCAAAACATATTTCATAGCTGTCCAcgaattttggaaaagaagtttGGTGAGTGTCTGCATAACAGAACACATTTAATCAAGGATCTCATTTGTTCTGGTAATGCTGGATTGGGTCCCATTGAGATAGTTCACATGTCTTATTCGAACAAACAtgacaaagaagaatttggtgaATATTTCTATGTTACAGGAGTTGAAGTTTCCAGTCCTTCAGTACCCGTAGAGTTCCTTAAAGCGTTAAGATCCAATCAACgaatttccaaaaatataTCGAATGACATCATATCCACTTACTGCtgttttaattttttcagtaaCTTGGACATTCGTATTAGATATGATGCTGATGGTACTTTCCAGACGATGGCAATTGACTGTAACAAGGAAACTACCGATCTGACCATGACAGACAAAATGTGGAAAGAAACGTTTGTAAGCTCCGTCATTAGAGCAATTATTACAAACACTAATCCAGAGTTAAAACCACCCGGCTTATTAGAATGCCCATTTTATGTTGCAAAAGATACCGTATCTACTTGTAAGATGATTATAAAATTACTATGCCAGTTCTTACCAAGGTCACTGGACTGCGGATGGGACTCCACCAAAAGTATGCAAAGTACCATTGTCAATAACTATTTAATGTATAGTTTAAGAAGTTTTATTGCAATCACACCGGGACTAGTAGATTTTACCGTGGACTATCTAAAGGAGCTTACCAAGAATGATCCAATCCACAATTTATATTATAAGATGGCTATGATTATAGTTTTAGATCACACACAAACAAAGGAGCTGGAAATGATAACCGTTTTAAATAAGACATTAGACCCGCTTTTATCATTGCTAAATGGTTTACCGTCTCGCAATTCTGATTCGGCACAGCTAATGAATTGCATTAGTGACCTATTGAACATCCAAGCAAGATTTCTGTTGAACAGAGAAGATTACGAACTAGCATCAGACGTCTCTAATACTTCAACTCAACTAGCTTTGGATTGTTTTGAATCTTGGTACAACTTAGCTAAGTGTCACATCAAAAAAGAGGAGTACGGTAAAGCTCTCTTTGCAATAAATTCTATGCCTCACTTGCGGAAGTCAGATAAGTTTCTGGATACAGCGTATAGTAAATTTCTCGCCTCAAACTATTATAAAAAACCATTGAATGGCAGTCGCCCACATTTTGATTTAACTTCAACTGAATTTACCAACCTATGCGGAACATTGAGAAACTGGAAAGAGGACGAACTAAAACAGCAAACTTTTGGCAGAATTGCAATGAtaaatgaaacaaaagtGGGctatataaaagaaatttggGATGATATTGCAGTAAAACTGGGTCCTATCTGTGGTCCACAATCCGTGAATTTGATTAACTACGTTTCACCTCAAGAAGTAAAGAATATCAAGAACATAAATTTAATAGCAAGGAACACGATTGGCAAACAGTTAGGATGGTTTAGTGGTAGAATATATGAATTATTAATGGAGATTGTAAACAAGATTGGTTGGAATGGGCTACTAAACATTCGAACAGAAGCTTTCATGATGGAAACtgaatttcatcaaaattcTATCAATGTTACCGATGAAAACGGTCACATACCAATGGAAACCCGGAAGAAACGGTTTTGTGAGAGTTGGCTAGatgatttatttttagaTCTGTACGAAGACCTGAAATTGAGCAAGATTAGCTTAAATAACAAGGATGAAAAACATAGCGGATTAGAGTGGGAACTTTTGGGCTTGACCATGCTGCGTACCTGGCATTGGGAAGATGCTGTAGCCTGTCTAAGAACAAGCATTGTAGCCCGATTCGACCCTGTCAGTTGCCAGCACCTGCTAAACGTATACCTAAAGCCACCAGATAACCTTCAAGAAGTTACACTACTGGACACGGATACCACGATAAGCTTACTAgtcaagaaaatatcatatgATTGTAGGTATTATAATTATTGCCAAATTTTTAACCTGCAGCTGCTAGGAAAACTATGCAATGAGCTGGGTATGCATGTACTGCGCAATAAGATAGTTGTTCAACCCTCCGTAGGGGATGAAATTATGATCATGATTGATACCATGCTCGCGTGGATAGGCGATCTACGTCACGCAAAACAATCTTGA
- the SAP185 gene encoding Sap185p (similar to Saccharomyces cerevisiae SAP185 (YJL098W) and SAP190 (YKR028W); ancestral locus Anc_1.268), whose product MSGSFWKFGQDFSSQSSLSKLLNRAFIKIDDEHITAETKGKTDTSSTDESLESASFRSADEDEGDRELPNTEEEYEAYKPNLYLLDELLDDEELYTELMCSNFKLLVYLKYPEVLSRLIDYVRNNTILDSGIDRFISEGNNLVHVQDKDITEDLENDKKGAKSTNGNFENKDEIHSDKEEEIESEEKDSASEDTRVTLPHEIEEHDDIRRARIAAEILSADVWPISSALIENEVLLTKLWSILNHPSPLSIEASTYFMKINERLLDMNMDGIIEFILKKKHIVDDFLAHIDNPPLMDFLLKVISTDKPEISNGVVKLFKRQNLVPKLIHLLDPMFDSSTQSAAGDFLKALVTISGNCPNEIASSIGPNELTRQLVSPDMMEQLMDIMLKGGTSLNNGVGIIIELIRKNNSDYDAIQTNYTTIKSHPPTDRDPIYLGYLVKMFSERMPEFNKILTEKKIPLLRTSYGTIEPLGFERFKICELIAELLHCSNMTLLNEPSGYSIVRERDVERERIFNVENNVNSNDYSEFKEKENENETNLDEEEEDTNRVESADTSIDGEEVIDKLNSLQIETNKGNQKLNDEEKDGAMLNFNSGDPEDEGNENPFEPQYSDVILDSSDMEKKFRVSPNIGDQLKIALQDTRVIDTMLEMFFHFQWNNFLHNVVYDVVQQIFNGPLKVGYNRFLLSDLLTNIRLTDMIINGNKECIKYEEAHNSRLGYMGHLTLIAEEVTKFTAYIEEMNISFENTEVMSSFFENKWIKYTEDVLEDLKEKYNAILGDVAEDGEILEDEEDDALYEKGKHSVSTVDDYINDIMQMDNVRNQGDDDQGEEYASFDEDEPQSYCNDTSIKRKESDPSNDGSEQAQLYYEYVSEDGTRTRLNFDPVPDSTKKALDEADSNDKIPLKLKRSFTDACKSEIIPSGTVHAEEESVFQLSTELSDGWESSPLNSVPKRASPSKNGVDSPIFQHQFELNSPIDQCGGRKDEILNTDRNDYDIEEYDELSDDSDEEYENCEDEDNLDYTASNAYALCRSKSKDKISWDEEEQARLMGVVKFNSEHYRD is encoded by the coding sequence atgtCGGGGTCTTTTTGGAAGTTCGGACAAGACTTTAGTTCACAATCTTCCTTATCTAAATTGCTGAATAGAGCTTTCATTAAGATTGATGATGAGCATATAACTGCGGAAACAAAGGGAAAAACTGACACTAGTAGCACAGACGAAAGTTTGGAAAGCGCTTCTTTCAGATCAGCAGATGAGGATGAAGGGGATCGTGAGCTGCCCAACACGGAAGAAGAATACGAAGCTTATAAACCAAATCTGTACCTTTTAGATGAACTCttagatgatgaagagttATATACAGAACTAATGTGCTCAAACTTCAAACTGCTAGTATACTTAAAATATCCTGAAGTTTTGTCCAGGTTGATAGATTACGTCAGAAATAATACTATACTTGACTCCGGTATCGATAGATTTATTTCAGAAGGCAATAATTTAGTACATGTTCAAGACAAGGACATAACAGAGGatcttgaaaatgataaaaaaggAGCAAAAAGTACTAATggcaattttgaaaataaagatgaaattCATAGTGacaaagaagaggaaatagAAAGTGAGGAAAAGGATAGTGCGTCTGAGGATACGAGGGTAACTCTACCTCATGAAATAGAGGAGCACGATGATATTCGAAGAGCCAGAATAGCGGCCGAAATACTATCCGCCGACGTGTGGCCTATATCGTCTGCtttgattgaaaatgaGGTACTCCTGACAAAGCTATGGTCAATCCTTAACCATCCTTCTCCATTGTCAATAGAAGCGTCGACATActttatgaaaataaatgaacGTCTTTTGGATATGAATATGGATGGAATTATCGAATTcatactaaaaaaaaaacacatTGTTGACGATTTTTTGGCACATATAGACAATCCGCCCTTAatggattttcttttgaaagtaaTATCGACAGATAAACCAGAAATATCAAACGGAGTGGTCAAACTGTTTAAGAGACAGAACTTGGTTCCTAAGTTAATTCATTTGCTTGATCCTATGTTTGATTCTTCCACGCAATCTGCAGCGGGCGATTTTCTAAAGGCTCTTGTCACCATTAGCGGTAACTGTCCTAATGAAATCGCTTCTAGCATTGGGCCTAATGAATTAACAAGACAATTAGTTTCTCCTGATATGATGGAACAACTTATGGATATAATGCTCAAGGGAGGCACATCACTGAATAATGGTGTTGGGATTATCATTGAATTGATAAGGAAAAACAACTCTGATTATGATGCTATACAGACGAATTACACTACTATCAAATCCCATCCTCCGACTGATAGAGACCCAATTTATTTGGGCTATTTGGTTAAAATGTTTTCAGAACGTATGCCCGAATTTAACAAAATACTaactgaaaagaaaattccGCTTTTGCGAACATCCTATGGAACGATTGAACCTTTGGGGTTCGAGAGGTTCAAAATTTGCGAACTTATTGCAGAACTATTACACTGCTCCAACATGACTTTATTGAATGAACCGAGTGGTTATAGTATTGTAAGAGAGCGTGATGTTGAAAGAGAGAGGATTTTCAATGTGGAAAATAACGTGAATTCCAACGACTATAGtgaattcaaagaaaaagagaatgaGAATGAGACTAATcttgatgaagaggaagaagataCGAATCGTGTAGAATCCGCTGATACTTCGATAGATGGGGAAGAAGTTATTGATAAACTAAACTCTCTACAAATAGAGACCAATAAAGGTAACCAGAAATTGAACgatgaagagaaagatGGTGCAATGCTTAACTTTAACAGTGGCGATCCAGAAGACgaaggaaatgaaaatcCGTTTGAACCTCAATATTCAGACGTCATTCTAGATTCTTCTGatatggaaaagaaatttcgAGTCTCCCCAAACATTGGCGATCAGCTGAAAATTGCTTTGCAGGATACTAGGGTGATTGATACTATGCTGGAGATGTTTTTCCACTTCCAGTGgaataattttcttcataacGTAGTCTACGATGttgttcaacaaattttcaatggtCCACTGAAAGTAGGTTATAATAGATTCCTTTTAAGCGATCTCTTAACCAACATACGTTTGACAGATATGATTATCAACGGAAATAAAGAATGTATTAAATATGAAGAGGCACATAACTCAAGGCTTGGATATATGGGCCACCTAACTCTAATTGCTGAAGAAGTCACCAAGTTTACTGCATACATCGAAGAGATGAATATTAGCTTTGAGAACACTGAAGTAATGAGCTCTTTCTTTGAGAACAAATGGATTAAATATACCGAGGATGTTTTAGAGGatttaaaggaaaaatacaatgCCATATTAGGTGACGTCGCCGAAGATGGAGAAATAttggaagatgaagaagatgacgctCTATACGAGAAGGGAAAGCATTCTGTAAGCACCGTCGATGACTATATTAATGATATAATGCAAATGGACAACGTACGAAACCAAGGAGACGATGACCAAGGAGAAGAATATGCTAgctttgatgaagatgaaccTCAAAGCTATTGTAATGATACGTCTAtcaaaaggaaagaatCTGACCCATCCAATGATGGAAGTGAACAAGCGCAGTTATATTACGAATACGTCAGTGAAGATGGTACGAGAACGAGGCTAAACTTCGATCCTGTCCCTGATTCCACCAAAAAAGCTCTAGATGAAGCAGATAGTAATGATAAAATACCCTTGAAACTCAAACGAAGTTTTACGGATGCATGCAAATCCGAAATAATACCGAGTGGTACTGTTCatgctgaagaagaaagtgtATTTCAACTAAGCACGGAACTTAGCGACGGCTGGGAGTCATCACCACTAAATTCTGTACCTAAAAGAGCTTCTCCATCCAAAAATGGTGTAGACTCACCTATATTTCAACATCAATTCGAGCTCAATAGTCCAATTGATCAATGTGGCGGCCGAAAAGATGAAATATTGAACACAGATCGCAATGACTATGACATAGAAGAATACGATGAATTGAGCGATGACAGCGATGAAGAGTACGAGAATTGCGAAGATGAAGACAATTTAGATTATACTGCTTCTAATGCATATGCATTATGTAGGTCTAAAAGTAAGGACAAGATATCGTGGGATGAAGAAGAGCAGGCAAGACTAATGGGTGTTGTAAAATTTAATTCAGAGCATTACAGGGACTAG
- the PHS1 gene encoding enoyl-CoA hydratase PHS1 (similar to Saccharomyces cerevisiae PHS1 (YJL097W); ancestral locus Anc_1.269) — protein MSKKTSPPLSFLPLYNLFSAVGWSYLLYLVISQYPKIGQPAFFYQTKNIATSVQCGAIIEIVNSLLGIVRSPLLTTVAQVSSRLLVVLGIFQLLPNTSGVQSIIYITLLLAWSITEIVRYLYYFFTLVFENGAPKILVVLRYNLFWILYPTGVASELIIIYCALNAAEAQYSLLYKRLLVTAMLAYIPGFPMLFLHMVAQRKKVMKSLRSSFGKKLI, from the coding sequence atgtcaaaaaaaacttcacCTCCATTATCCTTTTTGCCTCTCTATAATTTGTTTTCTGCTGTTGGTTGGTCCTATTTGCTCTACCTGGTCATTTCTCAGTACCCAAAAATTGGTCAGCCAGCATTCTTCTACCAAACAAAGAACATTGCTACCAGTGTTCAATGCGGTGCTATTATCGAGATTGTGAACTCGTTATTGGGAATTGTGCGCTCTCCATTGCTGACCACTGTTGCTCAAGTGTCGTCAAGATTACTAGTTGTCCTTGGCATCTTCCAATTGTTGCCTAACACAAGTGGTGTTCAATCAATCATTTACataacattattattagcATGGTCTATAACTGAGATCGTCAGGTAcctatattattttttcacgTTGGTGTTTGAGAATGGCGCACCAAAGATCTTAGTTGTATTGAGATATAATTTATTCTGGATTTTGTACCCTACCGGAGTTGCCAGTGAGCTAATCATTATTTACTGTGCTTTAAACGCTGCAGAAGCACAGTATTCTTTGCTTTACAAGAGACTATTGGTGACTGCGATGCTCGCTTATATCCCAGGCTTCCCAATGCTTTTCTTACACATGGTGGcacaaagaaagaaggtCATGAAAAGTCTGAGATCCTCATTTGGAAAGAAACTAATTTAA
- the MRPL49 gene encoding mitochondrial 54S ribosomal protein bL21m (similar to Saccharomyces cerevisiae MRPL49 (YJL096W); ancestral locus Anc_1.270): MLKLKYIWPVARIVPTCRPYICNPFRTLATTSNMGNTETKANKLDTTPLKLSNELYAVFKIHNRPYLVTEGDRVILPFKLKQAEVGDILNMTDVTTLGSRNYKLVGYPINSSLYTLKATVVGKTKRAFQTREVTKRRNRRIRHANSKGDLTILRISELSVS, translated from the coding sequence ATGCTAAAATTGAAGTACATATGGCCCGTGGCCAGAATTGTACCTACTTGTAGGCCTTATATTTGTAATCCATTCAGAACTTTAGCTACAACCTCAAATATGGGTAATACGGAGACTAAGGCCAATAAACTGGACACAACGCCActaaaattatcaaatgaGTTATATGCAGTATTCAAGATTCATAATCGTCCATATTTAGTAACCGAGGGTGATAGGGTTATTCTTCCATTCAAATTGAAACAAGCAGAAGTGGGCGATATATTAAATATGACCGATGTAACAACTTTAGGATCCCGAAACTACAAGCTAGTTGGTTATCCGATTAATAGTTCTCTGTACACTTTGAAAGCGACTGTTGTTGGGAAGACGAAGAGGGCTTTCCAGACGAGGGAGGTGACGAAGAGAAGGAATAGACGAATTCGTCATGCCAACAGCAAAGGTGATTTAACAATTTTAAGGATATCAGAACTGAGTGTAAGCTGA